One Fibrobacter sp. DNA window includes the following coding sequences:
- a CDS encoding DNA-3-methyladenine glycosylase I, with protein sequence MRQKNRCSWAGDDPDYIRYHDQEWGIPVHDDRKLFEMLVLEGFQAGLSWITILKRRENFRRAFAGFDWEKVASFNDKKIEELMLDSGIIRNRLKILSAVNNAKRFREVRAEFGTFDKYIWQFTNYKALFPPKPPKTWKDLPARTPESDQMSKDLKKRGFNFVGSVICYAFMQATGMVNDHLEGCFRFMKKKS encoded by the coding sequence TTGCGGCAAAAAAATCGATGCTCCTGGGCGGGTGATGACCCCGATTATATCAGGTATCACGATCAGGAATGGGGAATCCCGGTACACGATGACAGGAAACTATTTGAGATGCTTGTTCTCGAGGGGTTTCAGGCCGGGCTCTCCTGGATCACCATACTGAAAAGACGGGAGAATTTCCGCAGAGCATTCGCAGGGTTCGACTGGGAGAAAGTGGCTTCATTCAACGATAAAAAGATTGAAGAGCTCATGCTTGACAGCGGAATAATCCGCAACAGGTTGAAAATCCTCTCAGCAGTTAACAATGCGAAGAGATTCCGTGAGGTCAGGGCAGAGTTCGGCACATTTGACAAGTACATCTGGCAGTTTACCAATTATAAGGCCCTCTTTCCTCCAAAGCCGCCCAAAACCTGGAAAGACCTTCCTGCCCGTACACCTGAATCCGATCAGATGAGCAAGGATCTCAAGAAACGCGGATTTAACTTTGTCGGCAGCGTAATCTGTTATGCTTTTATGCAGGCAACAGGAATGGTCAATGATCATCTGGAAGGGTGTTTCAGGTTTATGAAGAAAAAGAGCTGA
- the ispD gene encoding 2-C-methyl-D-erythritol 4-phosphate cytidylyltransferase codes for MEKETNQKIDAVIVAAGSGTRLGYKEPKAFVPLGGKPMLEYSLEFFLSRKDIVKIVLVVPSEMLHSAKEKYACERVEVVAGGKQRWNSVSNGLSGLESEWVLIHDAARPFVTDLVIDRILEKRDSYDCVITVTPEVDTVRTFEGDRALETVDREKLVRVGTPQLFRRKLLIAALNSMSESEPPPTDEAVLMQKAGMEVGIAWGDPKNFKITTLSDLETAEAIVAAKKSMLLGG; via the coding sequence ATGGAAAAAGAAACAAACCAGAAGATCGATGCGGTAATCGTAGCTGCCGGTTCAGGAACGCGGCTGGGATATAAGGAACCCAAGGCCTTTGTACCCCTTGGCGGCAAACCGATGCTGGAGTATTCTTTAGAGTTTTTTCTCTCGCGTAAAGACATCGTAAAAATTGTTCTTGTGGTGCCATCAGAGATGCTCCATTCTGCAAAAGAAAAGTATGCCTGCGAGAGAGTAGAGGTGGTTGCCGGCGGAAAGCAGAGATGGAATTCGGTGAGCAATGGCCTGAGTGGTCTGGAGTCTGAGTGGGTTTTGATCCACGATGCAGCAAGACCGTTTGTAACTGACCTTGTGATTGACAGGATTCTGGAAAAAAGAGACAGTTACGATTGTGTAATCACAGTCACCCCTGAAGTTGACACAGTGCGGACCTTTGAAGGGGACAGAGCCCTGGAAACAGTTGACAGGGAAAAACTTGTCAGAGTGGGAACCCCGCAGCTTTTCCGCAGAAAACTTCTTATTGCAGCACTAAACAGCATGTCGGAATCCGAACCTCCTCCCACCGATGAAGCCGTACTGATGCAGAAGGCGGGTATGGAGGTGGGAATTGCCTGGGGGGACCCGAAGAATTTTAAAATCACCACTCTTTCCGACCTGGAAACTGCGGAGGCGATAGTTGCGGCAAAAAAATCGATGCTCCTGGGCGGGTGA
- a CDS encoding argininosuccinate synthase yields MEKVVLLYSGGLDTSIMIPWLKENYNCEVIAMCADLGQQEELSGLEEKALKTGASKLYIEDLTSEFVADYIFPTLRAGAVYEGSYLLGTSFARPLIAKRAVEIAHKEGASAIAHGATGKGNDQVRFELTIMALDPNLKIISPWKDPLWTMHSREDCIAYAEKHNVPISQSKKRIYSEDRNIWHISHEGGVLESPGNEPPDDVYTLSNTVEKAPDKAEYVEIAFEKGTPVAVNGSRIGPVELLDTLNKIGAVHAIGHIDMVENRLVGIKSRGIYETPGGTILYFAHRELERLVLDRDTSHFKEIISSRYAELVYFGQWFSALREALDAFVDVTQRNVTGTVKLKLYKGNIIPAGTKAPKSLYLEDLASFTDTELYNQKDATGFIKLFGLPMKVAGLVERKM; encoded by the coding sequence ATGGAAAAGGTAGTTTTGCTTTATTCCGGCGGTCTTGACACTTCAATAATGATTCCATGGCTCAAGGAGAACTACAATTGTGAAGTGATAGCCATGTGTGCCGATCTGGGGCAGCAGGAAGAACTGAGCGGTCTGGAAGAGAAAGCATTAAAAACCGGTGCATCAAAGCTGTACATCGAAGACCTCACCAGTGAGTTTGTAGCCGATTATATCTTCCCTACCCTTCGGGCCGGAGCGGTTTACGAGGGATCTTACCTTCTGGGAACCAGCTTCGCAAGACCGCTTATTGCCAAACGGGCGGTTGAGATCGCACATAAGGAGGGAGCAAGTGCCATAGCTCATGGCGCTACAGGGAAAGGAAATGATCAGGTCCGGTTTGAGCTCACAATAATGGCGCTGGATCCGAATCTGAAAATAATCTCCCCATGGAAAGATCCTCTCTGGACCATGCATTCCAGAGAAGACTGCATCGCTTACGCGGAAAAACACAATGTGCCTATCAGCCAGTCAAAGAAGAGAATCTACTCAGAGGACCGGAACATCTGGCATATAAGCCATGAAGGCGGTGTTCTTGAGAGTCCGGGAAACGAACCACCGGATGACGTGTACACGCTTTCCAATACAGTCGAAAAAGCTCCTGATAAAGCCGAATACGTGGAGATCGCTTTTGAAAAGGGAACACCTGTGGCTGTAAACGGCAGCAGAATTGGACCTGTGGAACTGCTCGATACTCTAAACAAAATCGGAGCTGTGCATGCTATCGGTCATATTGACATGGTTGAAAACAGACTGGTTGGAATAAAATCCAGAGGCATTTACGAGACTCCGGGTGGCACAATACTCTACTTTGCCCACAGGGAGCTTGAGAGGCTGGTCCTTGACAGAGATACAAGCCACTTCAAGGAGATTATCTCATCCAGATATGCCGAACTTGTCTATTTCGGGCAGTGGTTTTCTGCTCTGAGAGAGGCTCTGGACGCTTTTGTTGATGTGACGCAGAGAAATGTAACCGGCACAGTGAAACTCAAGCTTTACAAGGGTAATATCATACCTGCCGGTACAAAGGCTCCAAAGTCACTCTATCTCGAAGACCTGGCATCATTTACCGATACAGAACTGTACAACCAGAAAGATGCCACAGGGTTTATAAAGCTCTTCGGCTTGCCGATGAAAGTAGCAGGTCTGGTCGAAAGAAAGATGTAG
- a CDS encoding aspartate aminotransferase family protein, with protein sequence MTLVNESTRKNNHITNGKNEMKNIDSLFVPTYKRDGAPIVKGKGVYLYDSDNKKFLDFGSGIAVNALGHAHPALIAALKKQGSMVIHTSNLYYSQAQIDLAEKLLKHSFGDRVFFCNSGTEANEAAIKFARKKASVIKGKYHVLSFCSAFHGRTYGALSATPQKKFHEGFEPLLEGFHSSELNNIKAVKKILDSHKFAAVIVEPLQGEGGVNPASTEFLKFLREYTEKKSIALIFDEIQCGMGRTGTLWNYEQHKVIPDMMTLAKPIGGGLPLGVVVCSEKFASAISPGDHGTTFGGNPVACALGCELLKIISEKQFLKGVKQKGSYLKKKLSALKKMFQDIEDIRGTGLLLGVQLKDDPAAVVSECRKKGLLVVKAGKNTIRFMPPLTVSESEINKAVAIFSGVLSRK encoded by the coding sequence ATGACTCTTGTAAATGAGTCAACCAGGAAAAACAATCACATCACAAACGGGAAAAATGAAATGAAAAATATCGATTCACTTTTTGTACCCACATATAAGCGGGACGGTGCCCCTATTGTCAAGGGGAAAGGCGTTTATCTTTACGATTCAGATAATAAAAAATTCCTCGATTTCGGATCCGGAATAGCTGTCAATGCACTCGGCCATGCTCATCCGGCGCTTATCGCTGCCTTGAAAAAGCAGGGCTCGATGGTTATCCACACATCGAACCTCTACTATTCACAGGCACAGATCGACCTGGCTGAAAAGCTTCTGAAGCACAGTTTTGGCGACAGGGTTTTCTTCTGCAACAGTGGAACCGAAGCAAACGAGGCAGCTATAAAGTTCGCCAGAAAAAAAGCATCAGTAATTAAAGGGAAATATCATGTTCTTTCGTTTTGCAGTGCATTTCACGGCAGAACCTACGGGGCTCTAAGCGCCACTCCTCAGAAGAAGTTTCATGAGGGATTTGAGCCTCTTCTGGAGGGTTTTCACTCCTCGGAGCTCAATAATATAAAAGCTGTAAAAAAGATACTTGACTCTCACAAGTTTGCGGCTGTCATAGTTGAACCTCTTCAGGGCGAGGGCGGAGTCAATCCGGCTTCAACCGAATTTCTGAAATTCTTAAGAGAATACACGGAGAAAAAGTCGATCGCCCTTATATTCGATGAGATCCAGTGCGGTATGGGCAGAACCGGAACTCTCTGGAATTATGAGCAGCATAAGGTGATCCCGGACATGATGACACTTGCCAAGCCGATAGGTGGCGGGCTGCCTCTTGGAGTAGTGGTCTGCAGTGAAAAGTTTGCATCAGCGATTTCACCCGGCGACCACGGCACCACTTTCGGGGGTAATCCGGTAGCATGCGCACTTGGATGTGAACTGCTTAAAATCATCTCAGAAAAGCAATTTCTGAAAGGTGTAAAGCAGAAAGGCAGTTATCTCAAAAAGAAACTCTCTGCTCTCAAAAAAATGTTCCAGGACATTGAGGACATCAGAGGCACAGGTCTTCTTCTTGGGGTACAACTGAAAGACGATCCTGCAGCGGTAGTGTCTGAGTGCAGAAAGAAGGGACTGCTGGTAGTGAAGGCGGGAAAAAACACAATCCGGTTCATGCCGCCTTTGACGGTCAGTGAATCTGAGATCAACAAGGCAGTGGCCATTTTCAGTGGAGTTCTGAGCAGAAAGTAA
- the argB gene encoding acetylglutamate kinase, whose amino-acid sequence MRTVCIKIGGATVDAEGLLIQLGQSIKKLMPQSFPVIVHGGGKDIARHLDLLNKEFTFVEGMRVTDAEMVKIVQMVLSGDVNKRIVNALLLGGVSAAGFSGVDSNLFLASKMTMRGQDIGLVGKIEQVNTTLISICKQNSIVPVVSPISRDNNGAIYNVNADLAASELAMALEADDLIFVSDVPGVLINDEVKKEIRTSEIEDLIARGHITGGMIPKLRSAADAVHRGVGRVHICGWRGSETLLNELSTSTSTGTVIHR is encoded by the coding sequence ATGAGGACGGTGTGTATCAAGATTGGTGGAGCGACAGTCGATGCCGAGGGGCTTCTTATTCAACTGGGTCAAAGTATAAAGAAGCTGATGCCTCAATCTTTTCCGGTCATTGTACACGGAGGTGGCAAAGACATAGCAAGACATCTGGACCTGCTCAACAAGGAATTTACATTTGTGGAAGGGATGCGGGTTACCGATGCCGAGATGGTAAAAATCGTACAGATGGTGCTTTCTGGCGATGTAAACAAAAGAATTGTCAATGCACTGCTTCTCGGAGGAGTCTCAGCAGCCGGTTTCAGCGGCGTTGATTCCAATCTCTTTCTGGCCTCAAAGATGACCATGAGAGGCCAGGATATCGGTCTTGTGGGCAAAATAGAACAGGTTAACACAACACTTATATCTATCTGTAAACAAAACAGCATTGTCCCAGTGGTCTCTCCGATCTCCCGGGATAATAATGGCGCCATCTACAATGTCAATGCTGACCTGGCAGCAAGCGAACTGGCAATGGCTCTGGAGGCTGACGACCTCATATTCGTATCCGATGTTCCAGGAGTTCTGATAAACGATGAAGTGAAAAAAGAGATACGCACATCCGAAATAGAAGATCTAATTGCCCGCGGTCACATAACAGGAGGTATGATACCTAAGCTCCGCTCGGCTGCTGATGCAGTCCATCGCGGAGTTGGACGCGTACATATCTGCGGATGGAGGGGCAGTGAGACGCTTCTTAACGAGCTTTCCACTTCAACTTCCACCGGAACAGTGATTCACAGGTAA